One window from the genome of Microbulbifer sp. ALW1 encodes:
- a CDS encoding TIGR03364 family FAD-dependent oxidoreductase encodes MKFDIAIVGAGVLGSFAALEALEAGKKVLLIEAGQTARGATVRNFGQLVASGMALGKWRDLGIRSLAIYKKLQPLVEGAIWQQGSTYIASTAEEATLLEEMYLINRAQGYPSKLLTPAQCQERFPGLRADYCHGGLYYPEEMSAESGQLMPRLWSLLSANPSLALKNVTLVREIKETGGGTEIITSGNEKYLADRVLICCGHQLSQLYPQVTQTPDMKLCKLQMLRTEPYPGTRLPGNLLTGLTIRRYEAFQSCPSFQNLPQSTVDPRCAELGIHMLFRQSEDGSIIIGDSHEYFDSRDVHSIDYEVREDINQLMLDEAKNIFALPHWHISRSWNGYYSQDMSANKVLLRSISDNIHLATGIGGKGMTTGPALMQDVVQQILRGDALEGLEALHAHSVT; translated from the coding sequence ATGAAATTTGACATTGCCATTGTCGGCGCAGGTGTACTCGGTAGCTTTGCGGCGCTGGAGGCCTTAGAGGCAGGTAAAAAGGTTCTGTTGATTGAAGCGGGTCAAACTGCACGCGGTGCCACCGTGCGCAATTTTGGTCAACTGGTGGCTTCGGGCATGGCGCTGGGAAAATGGCGTGACCTGGGGATTCGTTCACTGGCCATTTATAAAAAGCTTCAGCCCCTGGTCGAAGGTGCAATCTGGCAGCAGGGTTCAACCTATATTGCCTCTACCGCTGAAGAAGCGACCCTCCTCGAGGAAATGTATTTAATCAACCGGGCACAGGGTTACCCATCAAAGCTGTTAACACCCGCACAATGCCAGGAACGGTTTCCAGGGCTGCGAGCGGATTATTGTCACGGCGGCCTCTACTACCCGGAAGAAATGAGTGCTGAAAGTGGCCAGTTGATGCCGCGATTGTGGTCATTGCTGAGTGCCAATCCCTCCCTGGCCTTAAAAAACGTAACCCTGGTTCGCGAAATCAAGGAGACGGGAGGCGGTACGGAGATCATCACCAGTGGCAACGAAAAATATTTAGCGGACAGGGTATTGATTTGCTGTGGGCATCAGCTGTCTCAACTTTATCCACAGGTTACCCAAACCCCAGATATGAAACTCTGCAAGTTGCAGATGTTACGCACCGAGCCCTACCCCGGCACCCGCCTCCCGGGCAACCTCCTGACAGGTCTCACGATTCGGCGATACGAAGCCTTCCAAAGCTGCCCGAGTTTTCAAAATTTACCGCAATCCACTGTCGATCCGCGATGCGCAGAGCTGGGTATTCACATGCTTTTCAGACAGTCGGAAGACGGCAGCATCATCATTGGTGACTCCCACGAATATTTCGACAGCCGAGATGTTCACTCCATCGATTACGAAGTACGTGAAGATATCAACCAGCTGATGCTGGACGAAGCCAAGAATATTTTCGCCTTGCCACACTGGCATATCAGTCGCAGCTGGAACGGCTATTACAGCCAGGATATGAGTGCCAACAAAGTGCTGTTGCGCTCCATTTCCGACAACATCCACTTGGCTACCGGCATCGGAGGGAAAGGCATGACAACAGGCCCCGCACTCATGCAGGACGTAGTTCAACAGATACTTCGTGGCGACGCGTTAGAAGGGTTAGAGGCCTTGCATGCACACTCTGTCACCTGA
- a CDS encoding HD domain-containing protein — translation MHTLSPDRLRINEHAINTLRKLFARFGSLTLGEHCSQQEHARQCATLAQLQGSERSLICAAFLHDIGHLQALDANIPGTGAEGHPDHDRIGAQLLRELGFSAAVYQPVAKHVEAKRYLAGDEAEYQDKLSRTSENSLNIQGGAMCAVARGEFLQSPYAREAIQLRRWDEGGKQQELEIPGVEYWLTLCLEEL, via the coding sequence ATGCACACTCTGTCACCTGACCGGCTCAGAATAAACGAACACGCCATTAATACCCTGCGGAAATTGTTTGCTCGCTTTGGAAGCCTCACTCTCGGAGAGCACTGCAGCCAACAGGAACACGCTCGCCAGTGCGCGACGCTAGCGCAGCTGCAGGGTAGCGAGCGCTCTCTGATCTGCGCGGCCTTTCTCCACGATATCGGGCATCTACAGGCACTGGATGCCAATATCCCCGGCACCGGTGCGGAAGGTCACCCGGATCATGATCGCATCGGAGCCCAACTGCTGCGCGAACTGGGGTTCTCGGCAGCAGTTTACCAGCCTGTTGCGAAGCACGTTGAGGCCAAGCGGTATCTGGCAGGAGATGAAGCGGAATATCAGGATAAGCTCAGCCGAACCAGCGAAAACAGCCTGAATATTCAGGGAGGAGCAATGTGTGCAGTGGCGCGGGGAGAATTTCTTCAGTCGCCTTATGCCCGCGAAGCCATTCAGTTGCGCCGCTGGGACGAAGGCGGCAAGCAACAGGAACTG